From Rhodococcus sp. B7740:
CGGCGTCACGCCGAAGTAGTGAAATCGGAGAAACTGCTGCTCAGCACTATCGTCGGGCCGAGAGCGGTTCGGCCAGATATTACCGAGTAGTAGGGTGGAAAGTGTGAACTCGAGCACCGAAGCCCCGGAGTCCCCAGCGACTCCGGGGCAGAACAAGACAGCGAAGATTCTGCTTGCGGTCGTGACCGTGATCGCCGTGGTTGCGCTCGCAGCGGCAGTGTTCTTCGGTTACGGCTGGGGCAAGGCGTTGTTCAGCCAGAAGCCCATGGCGGACACCCGCGACGCGGCTCTCACCGGCGCTCAGCAAGCGGCCGTCAACCTCAACACGGTCGACGCGGCCACCATCGATCAGTCGTTCGACAACATGAAGTCGTCCATCACCGGCGACCTGATGCTCAACGACCTCGAGCAGACGCGGTCGGGCATTACCGACCAGGTTCGTCAGTCCGGTGCCAAGAGTGAGGCAGAGGTTCTGCACGCAGCGATCACCGAGCTCAGTACCGACGAGAACACCGCCGAGGCGCTCGTTGTCATCGCGACGACGACCACCTGGCCCGATCGCGTCGAGCGGAGCAAGCTGACGATGCGATTGGCCATGGAAGAGATCGACGGGGTGTGGAAGACCAACAAGGTCGACCCCATCGGTTCACGGATCTCGCTCGACAACCCGAACACCAACCCCGTCGTCCCGACCGATCCGGGCGGCCCCGCCGACCCGAACGCGGCCGACCCCAGTGCGGAAGCGACGCCGGCTCCCCAGCCGGACACCGGCGGCAACTGAGGTACCCGGCAGTGGTGTCTTCCGTCTGTACCGAAGTGAGTTTCGAAGGAGTTCTGTAGTGCCTCCCCAGCGTCGCAAGATCGTTCCACCCACCACCACCAGCAAAGTACGCCGCAAGGTGGCCGGCACCGGGAAGCCGACTGCTGCATCCACCGTCACGGGCTCGACCACCGAGGGATCCGCTGCCGACGACACGACGGCTGTCACGACTCCGCCGCCGAGCACGCCGATTCTCGACAAGCCCGCAACGGACAAGCCCGCAACGGACAAGCCTGCAACGGACAAGGCTGCAACGGACAAGCCTGTTCTCGACAAGCCTGCACTCGACAAGGTCGCGACCGAGGAACCCGCACTCGACAAGCCTGCAGAAGGCGAATCTGCCGACGAATCCACCGCAGCCGAGTCGTCCACCGCCGCTGAGTCGTCCACGGTCGCTGGCTCGTCCACCGCGTCGGGGTCGGGTATCGGCTGGAAGCACGTGATCGTCGTTGCGGTCATTGCCGTCGTGCTCGGCGCGTTCGCTGCCGTTGCCGCGTTCAAGCCGTTCGCCACGATCGACAATGCGGCCTGGGTGGATTCCGCGGCGACGCAGGAAGTCACCTCGGCTGCGACCGATGCGTTGCAGACTCTGTACACGTACAAGGCCGCCACGATCGACGCCGATTTCGACGCGGCGCGTGCAGTGCTCAATCAGTCGATGCTCGACGAGTTCAACTCCACTGCCGAAACCACCAAATCGGCTGTGGTGCAGACGGATACGGGGACCGAAGCGATGGTCACCGATATCGGAGTCACGCGGCTGGAGGACGGCATGGCCGAGTTGATCGCCAACGTGAACATCAGTGCCACCCAGAACGGCGTTGCCTCGGGCAGTGCCGAGGGTCCGTTGACGGTGAACATGGAGAAGGTCGACGGCACCTGGAAGCTGTCGGCCATCGACGATCAGTAGGAGCTCGGCCAGCATTCGATTCGGCCCCGTTCGACGCAGAAGCCCTGCTCGGACGGGGCTTTTTCGTGGGCTTTTCCGCCATCTGTCACCGGCTTTCCATCGCGTTACCATCGCGATTGCGTCCTGGCTTGGGACGAGCCCTGGTTGTTCGGGACAACCAATCGAAGCTCGACAGCCAGGGGTGGATCCGATGAAAACGGAGCATGCTGGTCATGACTGACACAACTATCGAATATTCCGTGGTGGAATCCAGGTCCGGTCGATCGGGGTTTGCCGAGCACGTCAATCCCGAACTGTATCGGCTGTTGTCTGCGCTGAATCTGGATCGCGAGTACGTGCGCGGCGACGGGACGGTCCTGTTCGACGCCTCGGGTCGTCGCTATCTCGACTTCGCCGGGGCGTACGGTGCGCTCCCGTTCGGGCACGGTCCCACTCCGATTTGGCAGGCGGTCAACGACGTTCGTTGCAGTGGAGAGGCGATTTTCGTACAGCCCTCGGTGTTGAGCGCGGCCGGTGAACTGGCAGATCGGTTGGGGCGCATCGCACCCGACGGATTGACGCGGACGACGTTCGTCAACAGTGGTACCGAGGCCACCGAAGTGGCGCTGAAGATCGCGCGAGCGCACACCGGTCGGTTGGGGGTGTTGACGACCGGGAACAGTTTTCACGGCAAGACTCTCGGTGCTCTTTCTGCGACGGGAAACGTCAAGTACCAGAGCGGTTTCGGCGCTCCGGTCGAGGGATTCGATCACATCGAGTTCGGTGATTCGGATGCGCTCGACGCGGCACTGGCGGCGGACCCCGGGCACTATGCGGTGTTTCTGGTGGAACCGATTCAGGGTGAGGGTGGCGTGGTGTGTCCGCCCGACGGTTACCTGCGCCGCGTGCGGGAGATCTGTGATCGGCACGGGGTGTTGATGGCCCTCGATGAGGTGCAGACCGGGCTCGGCCGGACCGGCAGGATGTTCGCGGCGGAGCACGAGGGCGTGGTGCCGGACATCCTGACCGTCGCCAAGGCGCTCGGTGGCGGCATCGTGCCGGTGGGTGCGGTGTTGTGTGCGCCGAGGCTGGTGAACGAGAGTTTCGCGCTGCGCCACACGTCCACGTTCGCGGGCAACGCATTGGCTGCGCGGGTGGGTATCGCGGTTCTCGACGAGTTGACCCGGGACGACTGCGCGGTGGTGGAGAACGCGGCCGTTCTCGGGCGGCAGTTGAAGCACGATCTGAGTGCGTTGGCAGAGAAGTACCCGTCGGTGGTCACCGAGGTGCGCGGACGCGGGTTGTTGCTCGGCATGGAATTCACCGCGGACGTCAACATGGTCGGGCGGCAGTCGTTGCTGGGATCGATTGCCGATCAACACAATCTGGCCGTGGTGATCTGCTCGTACCTGCTCAACGTCGAGGGGATTCGAGTGGCTCCGACCCTGTTCGGTAACAGGGTGATTCGGATCGAACCGCCGCTGACGGTGTCGGCGGTGCAGTGCTCGCGGCTGGTCGCAGCACTGGATCGGGCGTTGGGGTACGCGGCAGCGGGGGACATGGACGGGTTGTTCGGGCATCTGCTCGGCCGCCCGACCGTCGCCACTCCGCCTGCTCTCGAGGCGTTGCGTCCGGGTCGAACGCCCGATATCGCGGTGCGGGCGACGGATCGGCGCTTCGCGTTCATCGCGCACCCTCTCGATCTGGGGTTCTTCGCGGCGTTCGATCCGGCACTCGAGGTGTTCGATCACGGCGAGCGGCAGGATCTGCTCGAGCGGTTCGCGGCGTCGACGTCCGAGCTCGAACCTGCGTCGTTCGTCATCGGCAGTGGCCGGGTCGTCGGAGGTGGGGATGCGACGGCGCACGGCGATCTGGTCGGGCTGCCGTACACCTCCGAGCAGTTGCTGCGTCTGCCGACCGAGCGTGCGCTCGCTGTGGTGGGCGGGGCCGTCGAGCTGGCGATCTCGCGCGGTGCGACGGTTGTCGGGTTGGGCGGCTATTCGTCGGTGATCACCGGGAACGGGTTGGGCCTCGGCGCGACGACGCGACCGATCACCACCGGCAACACGTTCACCGCTGCGGCGAGTCTGCGGGCTGTCCGACGCGTGTGTCGTGAACGCGGTATCGATGTCGCGCGGGCTCGGGTGACGATTCTCGGTGCCGCCGGGGCGATCGGGCGAACCATCGGCAAGCAGTTGGCCGGCGAGGTCGGCGGCATCGTGTTGGTCGGCAGGAAGGGGGAGAGTTCGGTCATCGCGCCCAAGTTGTGGGCGGCCGCGCAGGAGATGGTGTCGAGTGCTCGGGTCGGTGCGGGTTCGGGGGATCTGGCCGGGGCCGCGCACGCGGTCGACGGCGATCTGGACGATCTGATCAGATCGCGCCATGTCGAGTTCTTCACCGATCCTGTTGCTGCGGTGAAGGATTCGTTGATCGTCATCGCTGCCACGTCGGCACCGCATGCGCTGATCGATCCGACGGATCTGATGGAGGGTGCCATCGTCTGCGATGTGGCGCAGCCACCGAACATCGGCCGGGACGTGCGCAGTGAGCGGCCCGACGTCACGGTGTTCGACGGCGGCATCGTGCGGGTGCCGTCGGGTTCGGATTTCGGGTTGACCTACGGGTTGGCACCGGGGTTGACGTACGCCTGCATGGCCGAGACGATGCTGATCGCGTTGTCGGGTGAGTTCGGTCTGCGCAGCATCGGGACCACCCTCGACGGCGACAGCGTGGAGCGGTTGGGTGAACTGGCAGATGTCCACGGGTTCACGCTCGCCGAGGCCACGCGGTGGCGCGAGGCCGACCGGTAGACGACAGGGGGCGGGGCGCGTCGGGGTCCCCGCCCCCGGCTGCGTCAATGGACCATTGCATACGTCTCGGCGGTGCAGTGGTCCATCGACGCGACCGGTTCGAGTGCGGTCTCACGGAAAACGGATCGGGCCGAACCTCTTGACGAAGGGGGCGGCACGGGTCAGTCTTGTCGTCAGGAGCACCCCCAGTGGTTTTTCGAAGCGCAGTGGTTTCGGCATCGGGCGTCCGGCAGGCGACACGCTTTCGCCGAGTCAGCGCGTGAATGGACCCCGGGTGCTACTTTTGATGCCCCCGTTGCGCTGTGCGCACATTTGGGGTACCTTTGGACGTTGCGCTGGCTGCCTCCTGTCCACCTCTCGATCGCTGTTACCCGAAAGCACGTTTTCGGGCCGCTGTGATGGGGATTCGGTCTGGTTGCACCAGCCGAAATTCGCCCCACATATAGCAAACAGATACAGCGGCGGTCGCACTGCACGAGCGACCCGCGTGAGGTGCTGGAAGGACGCATCTTGGCAGTCTCTAGCCAGACCAAGGCAGTTGTCGGAACACCGGGAGCCCCGAGGAGGGTTTCGTTCGCGAACATTCGCGAGCCGTTGGAGGTACCCGGTCTCCTCGATGTACAGACGGATTCGTTCGAATGGCTGGTAGGTGCGCAGAGTTGGCGTGACCGTGCCGCCGCCCGGGGAGACAGCAGTGTCGCCGGTGGACTCGAGGACATCCTGACCGAGCTCTCTCCGATCGAGGATTTCTCGGGCTCGATGTCTCTGTCCTTCTCCGACCCACGGTTCGACGAGGTCAAGGCCTCGACGGATGAGTGCAAGGACAAGGACATGACGTACGCGGCTCCGCTGTTCGTCACGGCCGAGTTCATCAACAACAACACCGGTGAGATCAAGAGCCAGACGGTCTTCATGGGTGATTTCCCGATGATGACCGACAAGGGCACCTTCATCATCAACGGCACCGAGCGTGTCGTGGTATCGCAGCTGGTGCGTTCTCCGGGCGTCTACTTCGATCATTCGATCGACAAGACCACCGAGAAGGACCTGCACAGCGTCAAGGTGATCCCCGGCCGCGGCGCATGGCTCGAGTTCGACGTCGACAAGCGCGACACCGTCGGTGTCCGTATCGACCGCAAGCGTCGCCAGCCCGTCACGGTGCTGCTCAAGGCTCTCGGCTGGTCCACCGAGCAGATCACGGAGCGCTTCGGCTTCTCCGAGATCCTCATGGCCACCCTGGAGAAGGACAACACCGCCGGTACCGACGAGGCACTCCTCGACATCTACCGCAAGCTGCGTCCGGGCGAGCCGCCGACCAAGGAGTCGGCGCAGACCCTGCTGGAGAACCTGTTCTTCAAGGACAAGCGCTACGACCTCGCTCGCGTGGGTCGCTACAAGATCAACAAGAAGCTCGGCCTCAACTCGGGTCAGCCCATCGTGGCGTCGACCCTCACCGAGGAAGACATCGTCGCGACCATCGAGTACCTGGTGCGTCTGCACGCAGGTGAGACCTCGATGACCGCACCCGACGGCGTCGAGGTTCCGGTCGAGGTCGACGACATCGACCACTTCGGCAACCGTCGTCTGCGTACCGTCGGCGAGCTCATCCAGAACCAGATCCGCGTGGGCCTGTCCCGCATGGAGCGCGTCGTGCGCGAACGTATGACGACTCAGGACGTCGAGGCGATCACGCCGCAGACCCTGATCAACATCCGTCCCGTCGTCGCTGCGATCAAGGAGTTCTTCGGAACGTCCCAGCTCTCGCAGTTCATGGACCAGAACAACCCGCTGTCGGGCCTGACACACAAGCGTCGTCTGTCGGCACTGGGACCCGGCGGTCTCTCTCGTGAGCGCGCCGGCCTCGAGGTCCGCGACGTTCACCCGTCGCACTACGGCCGCATGTGCCCCATCGAGACCCCGGAAGGCCCGAACATCGGCCTGATCGGATCGCTCTCGGTGTACGCACGCGTCAACCCGTTCGGGTTCATCGAGACCCCGTACCGCAAGGTCGTCGACGGCAAGGTCACCGACGAGGTCGATTACCTGACCGCCGACGAGGAGGATCGCCACACGCTCGCGCAGGCGAACTCTCCGGTCGACGATTCGGGCCACTTCATCGAGGACAAGATTCTCGTCCGTCGTAAGGGTGGAGAGGTCGAGTTCGTCTCGTCCGACGACATCGACTACATGGACGTCTCACCGCGACAGATGGTTTCCGTCGCGACCGCGATGATTCCGTTCCTCGAGCACGACGATGCCAACCGTGCCCTGATGGGTGCCAACATGCAGCGTCAGGCCGTCCCGCTGGTTCGCAGCGAGTCGCCGATCGTCGGAACCGGCATGGAGCTGCGTGCAGCCGTCGATGCCGGTGACGTCGTCATCACCGAGAAGACCGGTGTCGTCGAAGAGGTCTCCGCCGACTACGTCACGGTCATGGCCGACGACGGATCGCGCAAGACCTACCGGATGCGCAAGTTCGCGCGCTCCAACCAGGGCACGTGCGCCAACCAGCGTCCGATCGTGGACGAGGGCCAGCGTGTCGAGTCCGGCCAGGTCCTCGCCGACGGCCCCTGCACCGAGAACGGTGAGATGGCACTCGGCAAGAATCTGCTGCTGGCGATCATGCCGTGGGAGGGCCACAACTACGAGGACGCGATCATCCTGTCGCAGCGCCTCGTGGAAGAGGACGTTCTCACCTCGATCCACATCGAGGAGCACGAGATCGATGCTCGCGACACCAAGCTCGGTGCCGAGGAGATCACTCGCGACATCCCGAACGTCTCCGACGAGGTCCTCGCAGACCTCGACGAGCGCGGCATCATCCGGATCGGTGCCGAGGTTCGTGACGGCGACGTGCTGGTCGGAAAGGTCACGCCGAAGGGCGAGACCGAGCTGACCCCCGAAGAGCGCCTGCTGCGCGCCATCTTCGGTGAGAAGGCTCGCGAAGTTCGCGACACCTCGCTCAAGGTTCCGCACGGCGAGAACGGAAAGGTCATCGGCATCCGCGTCTTCTCGCGCGACGACGACGACGATCTGCCTCCCGGCGTCAACGAGCTGGTCCGCGTCTACGTGGCTCAGAAGCGCAAGATCCAGGACGGCGACAAGCTCGCCGGCCGTCACGGCAACAAGGGCGTCATCGGCAAGATCCTCCCGCAGGAGGACATGCCGTTCCTGCCCGACGGCACCCCGATCGACATCATCCTCAACACCCATGGTGTTCCGCGTCGTATGAACATCGGTCAGGTCCTCGAGACCCACCTGGGTTGGATCGGCAAGACCGGTTGGAACGTTCAGATCGCCGCGGACGGCACGAAGCCCGATTGGGCCGAGCGTCTGCCCGAGGAGATGTTGGCGGCTCCGGCCGACAGCAACATCGCCACTCCGGTGTTCGACGGTGCCAAGGAGAATCAGCTCGCCGGCCTGCTGGAGAGCACGATCCCCAACCGCGACGGCGAGCAGATGGTCGGACCCGACGGAAAGGCCACGTTGTTCGACGGCCGTTCCGGCGAGCCGTTCCCGTACCCGGTGTCGGTGGGCTACATGTACATCATCAAGCTGCACCACTTGGTCGACGACAAGATCCACGCTCGTTCGACCGGGCCGTACTCGATGATCACGCAGCAGCCCCTCGGTGGTAAGGCACAGTTCGGTGGTCAGCGCTTCGGTGAGATGGAGTGCTGGGCCATGCAGGCCTACGGTGCCGCGTACACGCTGCAGGAGCTTCTCACCATCAAGTCGGACGACGTTGTCGGCCGCGTGAAGGTGTACGAGGCGATCGTCAAGGGCGAGAACATCCCGGAGCCCGGTATCCCCGAGTCCTTCAAGGTGCTCCTCAAGGAGCTCCAGTCGCTGTGCCTCAACGTGGAGGTGCTGTCCTCGGACGGCGCAGCCATCACGATGGCCGACGGTGACGACGAAGACCTCGAGCGTGCCGCAGCCAACCTGGGAATCAACCTCTCCCGCAACGAAGCTGCCACGGTCGACGACCTCGCTCAGTAGTTCTGTGATCCCCGTGCCTGCGTCACTGCAGGCACGGGGGTGATCACGCTTTTTCTGATTCGGTATCACAACACCCATAACGGGGAAAGGAAGTTACGTGCTCGACGTCAACTTCTTCGATGAACTTCGCATTGGCCTTGCCACTGCGGACGACATCCGTCAGTGGTCCTACGGCGAGGTCAAGAAGCCGGAGACCATCAACTACCGCACGCTCAAGCCCGAGAAGGACGGCCTCTTCTGCGAGAAGATCTTCGGCCCCACTCGGGACTGGGAGTGCTACTGCGGCAAGTACAAGCGCGTCCGCTTCAAGGGCATCATCTGTGAGCGCTGTGGCGTCGAGGTCACTCGCGCCAAGGTGCGTCGTGAGCGCATGGGCCACATCGAACTGGCGGCTCCCGTCACGCACATCTGGTACTTCAAGGGTGTGCCGTCGCGTCTGGGCTACCTGCTCGACCTGGCTCCGAAGGATCTCGAGAAGATCATCTACTTCGCTGCCTACGTCATCACGACGGTCGACGACGAGCTCCGTCACAACGAGCTCTCGACGCTCGAGGCCGAGATGGAGGTCGAGAAGAAGGCCGTCGCAGATCAGCGCGACGCCGATCTCGAGGCTCGTGCGCAGAAGCTCGAAGCCGACATCGCCGAGCTCGAAGCCGAGGGTGCCAAGTCCGACGTGCGCCGCAAGGTCAAGGACGGTGGCGAGCGTGAGATGCGTCAGCTCCGTGACCGCGCGCAGCGTGAGCTCGATCGTCTCGAGGAGATCTGGACCACGTTCACCAAGCTCGCTCCCAAGCAGCTCATCGTGGACGAGCTCATCTACCGCGAGCTCATCGACCGGTACGGCGAGTACTTCACCGGTGCCATGGGTGCCGAGTCGATCCAGAAGCTCATGCAGACCTTCGACATCGATGCCGAGGCGGAGTCTCTTCGCGAGACCATCCGCAGTGGCAAGGGTCAGAAGAAGCTGCGTGCGCTCAAGCGTCTGAAGGTCGTCGCTGCGTTCCAGGCCGGCCGCAACTCGCCGATGGGCATGGTTCTCGACGCTGTCCCGGTCATCCCGCCGGAACTTCGTCCGATGGTGCAGCTCGACGGTGGACGTTTCGCGACGTCCGACCTCAACGACCTGTACCGCCGCGTCATCAACCGCAACAACCGCCTCAAGCGTCTGATCGATCTCGGTGCCCCGAGATCATCGTCAACAACGAGAAGCGGATGCTGCAGGAGTCGGTCGACGCCCTGTTCGACAACGGCCGTCGTGGGCGTCCGGTCACCGGACCGGGTAACCGTCCGCTCAAGTCGCTGTCCGACTTGCTCAAGGGCAAGCAGGGTCGCTTCCGTCAGAACCTCCTCGGCAAGCGCGTCGACTACTCGGGCCGTTCGGTCATCGTCGTCGGCCCGCAGCTCAAGCTGCACCAGTGTGGTCTGCCGAAGCTGATGGCTCTCGAGCTGTTCAAGCCGTTCGTGATGAAGCGCCTGGTGGATCTGAACCACGCGCAGAACATCAAGTCGGCCAAGCGCATGGTCGAGCGTCAGCGTCCGCAGGTGTGGGACGTTCTCGAAGAGGTCATCGCCGAGCACCCCGTGCTGCTGAACCGTGCACCCACCCTGCACCGGTTGGGCATTCAGGCGTTCGAGCCGCAGCTCGTCGAGGGCAAGGCCATCCAGCTGCACCCGCTCGTGTGTGAGGCGTTCAACGCCGACTTCGACGGTGACCAGATGGCTGTCCACCTCCCGCTGTCCGCCGAGGCTCAGGCCGAGGCACGCGTGTTGATGCTGTCCTCGAACAACATCCTCTCGCCGGCATCGGGCCGTCCGCTCGCCATGCCGCGTCTGGACATGGTGACGGGTCTATACCACCTGACGCGTCTCGACGCCGGTGCTGTCGGCGAGCGCGTCGACGCATCGACCGATCAGGCCGAGTTCGGGGCGTACTCCTCCCCGGCCGAGGCTCAGATGGCCGTCGACCGTGGAGCGCTCACGGTGCAGTCGCAGATTCGGGTTCGTCTCACCACACAGCGCCCGCCGCGTGACATCGAGAACGAGTTGTTCCCCGAGGGCTGGAACCGCGGCGACGCGTGGACCGCGGAGACCACTCTGGGACGCGTGCTGTTCAACGAGCTGCTTCCGGCGGACTACCCGTTCGTCAACGAGCAGATGCCGAAGAAGCGTCAGTCGACCATCATCAACGATCTCGCCGAGCGTTACCCGATGATCGTGGTCGCGCAGACCGTCGACAAGCTCAAGGACGCTGGCTTCTACTGGGCCACCCGTTCGGGTGTCACCATCTCGATCTCCGACGTCCTCGTGCCGCCGGAGAAGCCGCAGATCATGGAGACCTTCGAGGCTCAGGCCGATCAGATCGAGAAGAAGTACCAGCGTGGCGCACTCGACAAGGTCGAGCGCAACTCCGCACTGGTCAAGATCTGGCAGGACGCGACCGAGCAGGTCGGTAAGGCCATGGAGGCCCACTTCCCCGACGACAACCCGATCCCGATGATCGTGAAGTCCGGCGCAGCCGGAAACATGACTCAGGTTCGCTCGCTCGCCGGCATGAAGGGCTTGGTGACCAACCCGAAGGGTGAGTTCATCCCGCGTCCGATCAAGTCCTCCTTCAAGGAAGGCCTGACGGTTCTCGAGTACTTCATCAACACGCACGGTGCTCGTAAGGGTCTGGCCGACACGGCGCTTCGTACCGCCGACTCGGGCTACCTGACGCGACGTCTGGTCGACGTCTCGCAGGATGTCATCGTTCGGGAAACCGACTGTGGCACCGAGCGCGGCATCGTCACGACGATCGCCGAGAAGACCGCCGACGGCAAGATGATCCGCGACGCTCACGTCGAGACCAGCACGTACGCCCGCACGTTGGCGAACGACGCTGTCGACGAGAACGGCACGGTCATCGTCGCTCGCGGACACGATCTCGGTGACCCGGCCATCGACGCGCTGCTCGCTGCGGGCATCACGTCGGTCAAGGTTCGCTCGGTGCTCACCTGCACCACGGGAACCGGCGTCTGCGCCACCTGCTACGGCCGCTCGATGGCCACCGGCAAGCTGGTCGACATCGGTGAGGCCGTCGGTATCGTTGCCGCGCAGTCCATCGGTGAGCCCGGAACCCAGCTGACCATGCGTACCTTCCACCAGGGTGGTGTTGCCGGAGATGACATCACCGGTGGTCTGCCTCGCGTGCAGGAGCTGTTCGAGGCACGTGTGCCGAAGGGCAAGGCTCCGATCGCGGACGTGTCGGGACGCATCCAGCTCGAGGACGGCGATCGTTTCTACAAGATCACCATCGTCCCGGACGACGGCGGCGAAGAGGTTGTCTACGACAAGCTCTCCAAGCGTCAGCGTCTGCGCGTCTTCAAGCACGACGACGGCACCGAGCGCCTTCTGGCGGACGGTGACCACGTCGAGGTCGGCCAGCAGCTCATGGAAGGTGCTGCCGATCCGCACGAGGTCCTGCGTGTGATGGGTCCCCGTCAGGTGCAGATCCACCTCGTCAACGAGGTCCAGGAGGTGTACCGGTCGCAGGGTGTGTCGATTCACGACAAGCACATCGAGACGATCGTGCGTCAGATGCTCCGTCGCGTGACGATCATCGACAGCGGCTCCACCGAATTCCTGCCCGGGTCACTGACCGAGCGCAGCGAGTTCGAGTCGAGCAACCGTCGCGTCGTCTCCGAGGGTGGCGAGCCCGCAGCCGGACGTCCGGTCCTGATGGGTATCACCAAGGCATCGCTGGCCACCGACTCGTGGCTGTCGGCTGCGTCCTTCCAGGAGACCACTCGTGTGCTGACCGATGCGGCGATCAATTGCCGTAGCGACAAGCTCATAGGTCTCAAGGAGAACGTCATCATCGGTAAGCTCATCCCGGCTGGTACCGGCATCAACCGGTACCGGAACATCACGGTGCAGCCGACCGAGGAGGCGCGTGCCGCGGCATACGCGGTGCCGTCGTACGACGATCAGTACTACAGCCCGGATGGCTTCGGCCAGGGAACCGGCGCTGCAGTGCCGCTCGACGACTACGGTTTCTCCAACGAATACCGCTAGAGCGACTCCGTCGCATGTGAGCAGAACTTCGTAGCCCACTACGAATTTCCGCTCACGACGACAGAGCCTGCAGACAAAGCCCCGCATCGACTTCGGTCGATGCGGGGCTTTGTCGTCGGTTGTGACCGTGATGCGTCAGGACCGGAAGAACTCCAGCATGTCGGCGTTGATCGTCGCTGCTTCCGTCGTCGGCATGCCGTGCGGGAAGCCGGGGTAGGTCTTCAGCGTGCCGTTGGGCAGTAGCTTCGCCGAGAGCACACCCGCGTTCTCGTAGGGCACCACCTGGTCGTCCTCGCCGTGTAGCACCAGCGTCGGAATGTTC
This genomic window contains:
- a CDS encoding aminotransferase class III-fold pyridoxal phosphate-dependent enzyme, encoding MTDTTIEYSVVESRSGRSGFAEHVNPELYRLLSALNLDREYVRGDGTVLFDASGRRYLDFAGAYGALPFGHGPTPIWQAVNDVRCSGEAIFVQPSVLSAAGELADRLGRIAPDGLTRTTFVNSGTEATEVALKIARAHTGRLGVLTTGNSFHGKTLGALSATGNVKYQSGFGAPVEGFDHIEFGDSDALDAALAADPGHYAVFLVEPIQGEGGVVCPPDGYLRRVREICDRHGVLMALDEVQTGLGRTGRMFAAEHEGVVPDILTVAKALGGGIVPVGAVLCAPRLVNESFALRHTSTFAGNALAARVGIAVLDELTRDDCAVVENAAVLGRQLKHDLSALAEKYPSVVTEVRGRGLLLGMEFTADVNMVGRQSLLGSIADQHNLAVVICSYLLNVEGIRVAPTLFGNRVIRIEPPLTVSAVQCSRLVAALDRALGYAAAGDMDGLFGHLLGRPTVATPPALEALRPGRTPDIAVRATDRRFAFIAHPLDLGFFAAFDPALEVFDHGERQDLLERFAASTSELEPASFVIGSGRVVGGGDATAHGDLVGLPYTSEQLLRLPTERALAVVGGAVELAISRGATVVGLGGYSSVITGNGLGLGATTRPITTGNTFTAAASLRAVRRVCRERGIDVARARVTILGAAGAIGRTIGKQLAGEVGGIVLVGRKGESSVIAPKLWAAAQEMVSSARVGAGSGDLAGAAHAVDGDLDDLIRSRHVEFFTDPVAAVKDSLIVIAATSAPHALIDPTDLMEGAIVCDVAQPPNIGRDVRSERPDVTVFDGGIVRVPSGSDFGLTYGLAPGLTYACMAETMLIALSGEFGLRSIGTTLDGDSVERLGELADVHGFTLAEATRWREADR
- the rpoB gene encoding DNA-directed RNA polymerase subunit beta, producing MLEGRILAVSSQTKAVVGTPGAPRRVSFANIREPLEVPGLLDVQTDSFEWLVGAQSWRDRAAARGDSSVAGGLEDILTELSPIEDFSGSMSLSFSDPRFDEVKASTDECKDKDMTYAAPLFVTAEFINNNTGEIKSQTVFMGDFPMMTDKGTFIINGTERVVVSQLVRSPGVYFDHSIDKTTEKDLHSVKVIPGRGAWLEFDVDKRDTVGVRIDRKRRQPVTVLLKALGWSTEQITERFGFSEILMATLEKDNTAGTDEALLDIYRKLRPGEPPTKESAQTLLENLFFKDKRYDLARVGRYKINKKLGLNSGQPIVASTLTEEDIVATIEYLVRLHAGETSMTAPDGVEVPVEVDDIDHFGNRRLRTVGELIQNQIRVGLSRMERVVRERMTTQDVEAITPQTLINIRPVVAAIKEFFGTSQLSQFMDQNNPLSGLTHKRRLSALGPGGLSRERAGLEVRDVHPSHYGRMCPIETPEGPNIGLIGSLSVYARVNPFGFIETPYRKVVDGKVTDEVDYLTADEEDRHTLAQANSPVDDSGHFIEDKILVRRKGGEVEFVSSDDIDYMDVSPRQMVSVATAMIPFLEHDDANRALMGANMQRQAVPLVRSESPIVGTGMELRAAVDAGDVVITEKTGVVEEVSADYVTVMADDGSRKTYRMRKFARSNQGTCANQRPIVDEGQRVESGQVLADGPCTENGEMALGKNLLLAIMPWEGHNYEDAIILSQRLVEEDVLTSIHIEEHEIDARDTKLGAEEITRDIPNVSDEVLADLDERGIIRIGAEVRDGDVLVGKVTPKGETELTPEERLLRAIFGEKAREVRDTSLKVPHGENGKVIGIRVFSRDDDDDLPPGVNELVRVYVAQKRKIQDGDKLAGRHGNKGVIGKILPQEDMPFLPDGTPIDIILNTHGVPRRMNIGQVLETHLGWIGKTGWNVQIAADGTKPDWAERLPEEMLAAPADSNIATPVFDGAKENQLAGLLESTIPNRDGEQMVGPDGKATLFDGRSGEPFPYPVSVGYMYIIKLHHLVDDKIHARSTGPYSMITQQPLGGKAQFGGQRFGEMECWAMQAYGAAYTLQELLTIKSDDVVGRVKVYEAIVKGENIPEPGIPESFKVLLKELQSLCLNVEVLSSDGAAITMADGDDEDLERAAANLGINLSRNEAATVDDLAQ